From one Candidatus Thioglobus sp. NP1 genomic stretch:
- a CDS encoding cytochrome c5 family protein produces the protein MSQASKTSTKLMLFVWLIAMIFIGIKALNSTNGESNVSENMIDNAALERIKPIGMVAIDTAIAEASAKLQDKAERSGEQIYNANCMGCHNSGVLGSPKYASLEDWAPRIGLGVDKLTASAIAGKGGMPAKGTCMDCSDNDIKITVQYMLDSLE, from the coding sequence ATGAGTCAAGCTTCTAAAACTTCTACAAAATTAATGCTTTTCGTTTGGTTAATAGCTATGATTTTTATCGGTATCAAAGCCCTTAACTCAACTAATGGAGAGTCTAATGTTAGTGAAAATATGATTGATAATGCAGCTCTTGAGAGGATTAAACCAATAGGAATGGTTGCTATTGATACTGCAATAGCCGAAGCATCTGCTAAACTTCAGGATAAAGCTGAGCGTTCTGGTGAACAAATATATAATGCAAATTGTATGGGTTGTCATAATTCAGGTGTTTTAGGATCTCCTAAGTATGCTTCATTAGAAGATTGGGCACCTAGAATTGGACTTGGTGTTGATAAACTTACTGCATCAGCTATTGCTGGTAAAGGGGGAATGCCTGCAAAAGGAACCTGTATGGACTGCTCTGATAATGATATAAAAATCACTGTCCAATATATGTTGGATAGCTTAGAGTAA
- a CDS encoding asparaginase domain-containing protein: MKVRLLITGGTIDKVYNQSNGELEFDKTHFPEMVKRSRVEVDLTLEEIMLLDSLDMVDKERDFIVDSCRSCEEDFILITHGTDTMCDTARLIGESDIDKTIVLFGAMVPYAVSNSDALFNFGCALGSLQLLESGVYVAMNGRVLPWDDVEKNRALGVFQYIES, from the coding sequence ATGAAAGTTAGATTACTTATTACAGGTGGAACAATTGATAAGGTCTATAACCAATCTAATGGTGAGCTTGAATTTGATAAGACTCATTTTCCTGAGATGGTTAAGCGATCTAGAGTTGAGGTAGATTTGACTTTAGAGGAAATAATGTTATTAGACAGTTTAGATATGGTGGACAAAGAGCGAGATTTTATTGTCGATAGCTGTAGGAGTTGTGAGGAGGATTTTATCTTGATTACTCACGGCACTGATACTATGTGTGACACAGCTAGATTGATTGGTGAAAGTGATATAGATAAGACTATTGTTCTTTTTGGCGCTATGGTGCCATATGCAGTTAGCAATTCGGATGCCCTATTTAATTTTGGCTGTGCTTTGGGCTCTCTTCAACTATTAGAATCTGGAGTATATGTTGCAATGAATGGAAGAGTCTTACCTTGGGATGACGTAGAAAAAAATAGAGCTCTTGGAGTCTTTCAATACATAGAATCATAA
- a CDS encoding YggS family pyridoxal phosphate-dependent enzyme yields the protein MISDNLNFVKSRIESVKHDQEVELIAVSKTRSISEIQEAIDAGQFHFGENYLQESLEKISSLKNSNLTWHFIGPIQANKTAGIAENFDWVHSVDRLKIAKRLSSQRDPNLGQLNILMQINIDKEETKSGLLIEDIPEIISEVKELPNIALRGFMCIPNPENSAASFSEMAKLVSKFSYLDSLSMGMSADLELAIERGATFVRVGTDIFGKRSYN from the coding sequence ATGATTTCGGATAACTTAAATTTTGTAAAGTCCCGGATAGAATCTGTAAAACATGATCAGGAGGTAGAGTTAATTGCGGTTAGTAAAACTCGATCGATTTCAGAAATTCAAGAAGCGATTGATGCAGGACAGTTTCATTTTGGTGAAAATTATTTACAAGAATCTTTAGAAAAAATATCATCACTTAAAAATAGTAATTTAACTTGGCATTTTATTGGTCCAATTCAAGCAAATAAAACTGCAGGTATTGCAGAGAATTTCGATTGGGTCCACAGTGTTGATAGGCTGAAGATTGCAAAAAGACTAAGTTCTCAAAGAGATCCAAATTTAGGCCAACTTAATATCCTTATGCAGATAAATATTGACAAAGAGGAAACAAAATCTGGATTACTTATTGAGGATATTCCAGAGATCATCTCTGAGGTTAAAGAATTACCTAATATTGCTTTAAGAGGTTTCATGTGTATCCCTAACCCTGAAAATTCTGCAGCTAGTTTTAGTGAAATGGCGAAATTAGTTTCAAAATTTTCTTATCTTGATTCATTATCAATGGGAATGTCAGCAGACCTCGAATTAGCAATAGAAAGAGGTGCTACATTTGTTAGAGTTGGAACTGATATTTTTGGTAAGAGAAGTTATAATTAA
- a CDS encoding dihydroorotate dehydrogenase electron transfer subunit codes for MGSSNRDTISVNECQILAHYKFEAEQFIITLACPEIANTTLPGQFVHLSVSGMLAMRRPISVMSVDKTNGTFDLLYKIVGEGTRQLAERKIGDILSAIGPIGNGFKMTDKKNPLLIGGGVGMPPIIAIAQYIKDNNFYNPYVILGSEIPFPFKTIVSNLSGFYSSKLHTMPQLEEWKIACGLTSLQSYEGVYNGFVTGLAKEYLDSLSENELQEIEIYSCGPHPMLEAVSKLAEDYNLPCQVSLEEFMACAVGGCAGCVVEVQTSNGPAMKRVCVDGPIFDAQSVF; via the coding sequence ATGGGTAGTAGTAATAGAGATACTATTAGTGTAAATGAATGCCAGATACTAGCTCATTATAAGTTCGAAGCTGAACAATTTATAATTACTTTAGCCTGTCCAGAAATTGCTAATACAACTCTTCCAGGTCAATTTGTCCATCTATCTGTTTCTGGAATGCTTGCTATGAGAAGACCTATATCGGTTATGTCTGTTGATAAAACAAATGGAACCTTTGACCTTTTATATAAAATTGTAGGTGAGGGAACTAGGCAATTAGCCGAGCGTAAAATTGGTGATATTTTGTCTGCAATTGGTCCAATCGGAAATGGATTTAAGATGACAGATAAAAAAAATCCTCTTTTGATTGGAGGTGGAGTTGGAATGCCGCCAATAATTGCAATTGCACAATATATAAAAGACAATAATTTCTATAATCCCTATGTAATACTGGGCTCTGAGATTCCCTTTCCATTTAAAACAATTGTAAGCAATTTAAGTGGTTTTTATTCATCTAAGCTTCATACTATGCCACAACTAGAAGAGTGGAAAATTGCTTGTGGTTTAACAAGCTTACAAAGTTATGAGGGTGTTTATAATGGTTTTGTTACTGGACTTGCTAAAGAGTATTTAGACAGCTTATCAGAAAATGAATTACAGGAAATTGAAATTTATTCTTGTGGGCCTCATCCAATGCTTGAGGCTGTTTCAAAGTTAGCTGAAGATTACAACCTACCTTGTCAAGTTTCTTTAGAAGAGTTTATGGCTTGTGCAGTTGGTGGCTGCGCTGGATGTGTTGTTGAGGTTCAAACTAGTAATGGCCCTGCTATGAAAAGAGTCTGTGTTGATGGACCAATATTTGACGCCCAGTCAGTTTTCTAA
- the argB gene encoding acetylglutamate kinase, whose amino-acid sequence MISHKIADVLTESLPYIQKFKGKTIVIKYGGNAMVDEDLKSSFARDIVLMKSVGMNPIVVHGGGPQIGKTLEKLGKNTEFVDGMRVTDSETMDVVEMVLGGLVNKEIVNLIHQHGGNSIGLTGKDGRLITAKKLKTKIEPTSEIIDLGHVGQVDQIDISVINLLLQGDFIPVIAPIGVGKDGFSYNINADLVAGAIAESLNAEKLILLTNTLGLLNNEGELVSNLNSTSAKKLIDDGSIQGGMLPKIDCALSAVKNGVERSHIIDGRVSHAVLLEVFTDSGVGTLITKNG is encoded by the coding sequence ATGATATCTCACAAAATTGCCGACGTACTTACAGAGTCTTTGCCTTATATTCAAAAATTTAAGGGCAAGACTATTGTTATCAAATATGGTGGAAATGCTATGGTTGATGAGGATTTAAAGTCAAGCTTTGCTAGAGATATAGTGCTCATGAAGTCCGTTGGAATGAATCCTATAGTAGTTCATGGTGGTGGGCCACAGATTGGTAAGACCCTTGAAAAGCTTGGAAAAAATACTGAATTTGTTGATGGTATGCGAGTAACTGATAGTGAAACAATGGATGTTGTTGAGATGGTATTGGGGGGCTTGGTGAATAAAGAAATCGTAAACCTAATCCATCAGCATGGAGGCAACTCAATTGGCCTTACAGGGAAAGATGGAAGGCTTATTACTGCAAAAAAATTAAAGACTAAGATTGAACCTACATCTGAAATCATTGATTTAGGCCATGTTGGTCAAGTTGATCAGATAGATATCTCGGTTATTAATTTATTGCTACAAGGGGACTTCATTCCTGTAATTGCTCCTATCGGCGTGGGCAAAGATGGCTTTTCATATAATATAAATGCAGACCTTGTAGCGGGTGCAATAGCAGAGTCACTAAATGCTGAAAAACTCATTCTGCTAACTAATACTCTAGGTTTATTAAACAATGAGGGTGAACTTGTATCAAATTTGAATTCGACTTCTGCAAAAAAACTTATTGATGATGGATCAATTCAGGGTGGGATGCTTCCTAAGATTGACTGTGCATTATCAGCAGTTAAAAATGGTGTAGAGAGGAGTCATATTATTGATGGAAGAGTTTCTCATGCAGTCTTATTAGAGGTCTTTACTGATTCAGGCGTGGGTACACTAATTACCAAAAATGGGTAG
- a CDS encoding DUF4396 domain-containing protein, whose protein sequence is MIDDFWTCRHTWRQSANNTKWCLIGCAIGDFGTIALLQDSGWPTIYIFGLAMINGIIASILLETYMLMRQSFDFASAIKTALGMSLISMISMELAMNLVDYLLTGGAIFKLWVLPIALFFGFITPWPFNYWRLKKLGKSCH, encoded by the coding sequence ATGATTGATGATTTTTGGACATGCAGACATACTTGGCGCCAAAGTGCAAATAACACTAAATGGTGCTTAATTGGTTGCGCTATTGGTGATTTTGGAACAATCGCTTTATTGCAAGATAGTGGTTGGCCAACCATTTACATTTTTGGACTTGCAATGATTAATGGAATTATTGCAAGTATATTGTTGGAAACCTATATGTTGATGCGTCAATCATTTGATTTTGCAAGTGCTATAAAAACTGCATTAGGAATGAGTTTAATTTCAATGATTTCAATGGAATTAGCAATGAATTTAGTTGATTATTTATTAACTGGTGGAGCTATATTTAAGCTTTGGGTATTACCAATTGCGTTATTTTTTGGTTTTATAACGCCTTGGCCCTTCAATTACTGGCGATTAAAAAAATTAGGTAAATCCTGTCACTAA
- the hemW gene encoding radical SAM family heme chaperone HemW has protein sequence MLELPPISLYIHYPWCVKKCPYCDFNSHDGEIQSGYIKALLKDLDNDLQYLQNRYIHSIFIGGGTPSLMSINDAKELFNGLKMRLPISKDIEITLEVNPGTFEIEKFANFREIGINRLSIGVQSFNNDQLKFLGRIHSGEEAVNAIYEAKKVGFDNINIDLMYGLKNQNIQQSKEDLLKAINLSPSHISFYQLTLEPNTLFAKFPPRLPNNEHIWDMGDKGAGLLQSQGFNQYEVSAYSSRPSHHNINYWEFGDYLGIGAGAHGKITDMNSKNIFRTLKPKSPNDYLKKFQKNVEKTTIKNIENVTFEFMLNGLRLKQGINTNLFECRTGKSIEIIGPQIDEAINLGLLTKKDRQIKPSKKGFNFLNNLQEIFL, from the coding sequence TTGTTAGAATTACCTCCAATTTCTCTATATATTCACTATCCTTGGTGTGTCAAGAAATGCCCCTATTGTGATTTCAATTCTCATGATGGAGAAATTCAATCTGGTTATATTAAGGCATTATTAAAAGATTTAGATAATGATCTTCAGTACCTTCAAAATCGATATATTCATTCAATCTTTATTGGAGGCGGCACACCCAGCCTTATGAGTATTAATGATGCTAAAGAATTATTTAATGGGCTTAAGATGAGGCTTCCAATATCTAAAGATATTGAAATTACTCTTGAGGTAAATCCTGGAACATTTGAAATTGAAAAATTTGCTAATTTTAGAGAGATTGGAATAAATCGTCTCTCAATAGGAGTTCAATCTTTTAATAATGATCAATTAAAATTCCTTGGACGAATCCATAGTGGAGAGGAGGCAGTTAATGCAATATATGAAGCGAAAAAAGTAGGCTTTGATAATATAAATATTGATCTTATGTATGGACTTAAAAATCAAAATATCCAACAATCTAAAGAAGATCTATTAAAAGCAATTAATCTGAGTCCTAGTCATATATCTTTCTATCAGTTAACACTAGAGCCAAATACCTTATTTGCAAAATTTCCTCCAAGGCTTCCAAATAATGAACATATATGGGATATGGGAGATAAGGGGGCGGGGTTACTTCAAAGCCAAGGCTTTAATCAGTATGAGGTCTCTGCATACAGTAGTAGACCATCTCATCATAATATAAATTACTGGGAGTTTGGCGACTATTTAGGAATTGGGGCGGGTGCTCATGGAAAAATAACTGATATGAATTCAAAAAATATTTTTAGAACATTGAAACCAAAATCTCCAAATGACTATTTAAAAAAATTTCAAAAAAATGTTGAAAAAACTACTATAAAAAACATTGAAAATGTTACTTTTGAGTTCATGCTTAATGGGCTCAGACTTAAGCAAGGCATTAATACTAATTTATTTGAATGTCGGACTGGAAAGTCAATAGAGATTATAGGCCCTCAAATAGATGAAGCTATAAATTTAGGATTGCTTACAAAAAAAGATAGACAAATAAAACCAAGTAAGAAAGGCTTTAATTTTCTTAATAATTTGCAAGAGATCTTTCTTTAA
- the rdgB gene encoding RdgB/HAM1 family non-canonical purine NTP pyrophosphatase — protein sequence MKKIILATGNQGKVRELNAMLKSHYIIVSQKDLQVEEVPETGSSFIENALIKARNASFQTNLPALADDSGLEVEALDGDPGIYSARYAGEEATDEDNISKLISNMEQHQNRSARFCCAMVFVENAEDTKPIIIEKYWNGEILREAIGNNGFGYDSIFYLPDLQCSSAQLEPEKKNLLSHRGQALNELLRHLISS from the coding sequence ATGAAAAAAATAATCCTTGCAACTGGCAACCAAGGTAAGGTGCGAGAGTTAAATGCAATGCTAAAAAGTCATTACATTATTGTCTCGCAAAAAGATTTACAAGTGGAGGAGGTTCCTGAAACAGGAAGCTCTTTTATCGAAAACGCTTTAATAAAAGCAAGAAATGCATCATTTCAGACTAATCTCCCAGCATTAGCAGATGATTCTGGTCTAGAAGTAGAGGCACTTGATGGAGATCCAGGCATCTATTCCGCCAGATATGCTGGTGAGGAGGCAACTGATGAAGATAATATTTCAAAGCTTATCTCAAATATGGAGCAACATCAAAATCGATCAGCACGTTTTTGTTGTGCAATGGTTTTTGTTGAAAATGCAGAAGATACTAAACCCATAATTATTGAAAAATACTGGAACGGTGAGATATTACGAGAGGCAATAGGAAATAATGGTTTTGGTTATGATTCTATTTTCTATTTGCCAGACTTGCAATGTTCATCAGCTCAGCTAGAGCCTGAAAAGAAAAATCTCTTATCACATCGAGGTCAGGCACTTAATGAACTTTTAAGACATCTCATATCATCATAA
- the rpiA gene encoding ribose-5-phosphate isomerase RpiA, producing the protein MTQDELKNEVAKTALKYITPETIIGVGTGSTANFFIDHLATIKDSIKGAVASSIDTANRLKKNGIRVVNLNDVDEISVYIDGADESDHNLNLIKGGGGALTREKIVAAVSNQFVCIADESKLVESLGKFPLPIEVIPMSANYVKRQIIESIGGSPILREDFITDNGNLILDIHKLEIIDPQNLENYLNNIVGVVTNGLFANRGADILLIGSPNGVNILSRNKN; encoded by the coding sequence ATGACTCAAGATGAATTAAAAAATGAAGTTGCAAAAACCGCACTTAAGTATATTACTCCCGAAACCATTATAGGCGTTGGAACAGGCTCTACAGCAAATTTTTTTATTGATCATTTAGCCACTATTAAAGACTCTATTAAAGGTGCAGTTGCAAGCTCTATTGATACTGCAAATAGACTTAAAAAAAATGGTATACGAGTTGTCAACCTTAATGATGTTGATGAGATTTCAGTTTATATTGATGGCGCAGATGAATCAGATCATAATCTCAATCTCATTAAGGGTGGAGGGGGTGCATTGACCCGAGAGAAGATTGTTGCTGCAGTCTCTAATCAATTCGTATGCATTGCTGACGAATCTAAACTTGTAGAATCCCTAGGAAAATTTCCTTTACCAATTGAGGTTATTCCAATGTCAGCTAATTATGTAAAACGTCAAATTATTGAATCAATTGGAGGAAGTCCAATTCTAAGGGAAGATTTCATCACAGATAATGGAAACCTTATTCTTGACATACACAAACTTGAAATTATTGATCCACAAAATCTTGAAAATTATCTTAACAATATTGTTGGAGTAGTCACTAATGGATTATTTGCAAATCGAGGCGCTGATATTCTTCTGATAGGCTCTCCAAATGGTGTTAATATTTTGTCTCGTAACAAAAATTGA
- a CDS encoding YeeE/YedE family protein, protein MHNFTPISALIGGIIIGLSVVFYFYTTGRLAGISGIFENAITKSSNRISNVYFLLGLVIGPLIYYNIILPSEDIAFTITHSYGLIISGGLLVGLGTRLSKGCTSGHGICGIGRLSLNSMLATVIFVAAGMLTVTILQQYGIHL, encoded by the coding sequence ATGCATAACTTCACACCTATTAGCGCCCTTATTGGTGGAATAATTATTGGCTTATCAGTTGTATTTTATTTCTATACTACTGGGAGGCTAGCTGGAATAAGTGGTATTTTTGAGAATGCAATTACTAAATCTAGCAACAGAATATCAAACGTATATTTCTTATTGGGCTTAGTAATTGGTCCTCTAATTTACTACAATATCATATTACCTAGTGAAGATATTGCTTTCACCATAACTCATTCTTATGGCTTAATTATTTCTGGTGGTCTTCTTGTTGGTCTTGGAACAAGACTTAGCAAAGGGTGTACATCTGGTCATGGAATATGTGGAATTGGACGATTATCTTTAAATTCGATGTTAGCAACTGTAATTTTTGTAGCTGCTGGCATGCTTACTGTAACAATACTTCAACAATATGGAATTCATTTATGA
- a CDS encoding DUF6691 family protein, with amino-acid sequence MNDKFISLVSGIIFGIGLVISGMTNPEKVIGFLSITHNWDASLVFVMGGAILAFTPFFFLLKNKEVSGLGNRVELPTKQQMDKKLVIGASLFGVGWGLVGLCPGPAISALAVFDPIVIIFLISMAIGVLINTNILK; translated from the coding sequence ATGAATGATAAATTTATCTCACTTGTAAGTGGAATTATCTTTGGAATAGGTCTTGTAATTTCTGGGATGACAAATCCAGAAAAAGTTATAGGTTTTTTAAGCATTACTCATAACTGGGATGCCTCCTTAGTATTCGTAATGGGAGGGGCAATACTAGCTTTTACACCATTCTTTTTCTTACTTAAGAATAAAGAAGTTTCGGGGCTTGGAAATAGAGTTGAACTACCTACTAAACAACAAATGGATAAAAAACTAGTCATAGGTGCAAGCCTATTTGGAGTAGGCTGGGGTCTTGTTGGTCTGTGCCCTGGACCCGCAATTTCTGCATTAGCAGTTTTTGATCCTATAGTAATTATTTTCTTGATTTCAATGGCTATAGGCGTTTTAATTAACACAAATATACTGAAATAA
- a CDS encoding sulfurtransferase TusA family protein, with protein sequence MPNKTLDMSGYDCPMPILKTKQALSTMNSKEIIEVICTDQGSKKDFAAFCNQLGHKLISQRDEGNKIIFNIEKN encoded by the coding sequence ATGCCAAATAAAACTTTAGACATGAGTGGTTATGACTGTCCAATGCCTATTTTAAAAACAAAGCAAGCGCTTTCAACAATGAATTCAAAAGAAATAATTGAAGTTATTTGTACAGATCAGGGCTCAAAAAAAGATTTTGCTGCTTTCTGTAATCAATTAGGACATAAGTTAATTTCTCAGAGAGATGAAGGTAATAAGATAATCTTTAATATTGAAAAAAACTAA